The Solanum pennellii chromosome 11, SPENNV200 sequence GacattttttacttaattattttcacatattaataattaatatatgataatagGAGCTAAAACATAACTtatcaaatgataattttaGTAGTTTAATAGATCGATCACCTaatctttcattttattaacGAAAATTTTTGACTATCCACCTCGTAATTCCCTTCTATTTTTTACAAAGCCCATTGGACTCGGATTCCATTTGCCCCGAATTTGCTAttgaattttttctcttttattttgagCCACAAAACAAAACCAATTCATTTTCCCCCAATTCTTCTCTCCATCTAGGTATACAGATTCAGTATTCAAATTACTCAAATTCAAAACCTTCAAGACCAAAAATGAATGGCGGAGATGAAGAAAAGGGTTTAATATGGAAGCTACCAATAGTTAAATCAAAGCATTTAGGAAAAATCGGACCTGGTTTTGGAATCGGCGTTGGCTGTGGTTTCGGTCTCGGAATTGGTCTTATCGGAGGCACTGGTTTTGGTCCCGGACTTCCTGGATTGCAGCTAGGTTTTGGATTAGGTGCTGGTTGTGGAATTGGAGTAGGTTTTGGTTATGCAGTTGGTAGAGGTTATGGTTATGATGATAGCCGGAGATACACTAATGTCGGTAACGTTCTCAATCGGCCGGCGAGTTTTCCGAATCACGATGAAGTAGGTCAATTGATTGATGAAATTGTTACGAATACTAAGAAATTGATCAAAACAACTACACAAGAGTTAGATAAATGGAGAAGAGCTTAACTGTGTGCTGTTATGGGTAAGTTTCAGCTCCTATGAAAATGGATGTGTTCTTTGCTCTATTCATAAAATTAGCTTAGCTTCTTCTTGTATGGATATAAGAAATCTCGTGTTTGATAATtaagcaaaaaatattatattatattagagTTTGTATATAATTTAGACGAATATTATGAG is a genomic window containing:
- the LOC107003340 gene encoding keratin, type II cytoskeletal 5: MNGGDEEKGLIWKLPIVKSKHLGKIGPGFGIGVGCGFGLGIGLIGGTGFGPGLPGLQLGFGLGAGCGIGVGFGYAVGRGYGYDDSRRYTNVGNVLNRPASFPNHDEVGQLIDEIVTNTKKLIKTTTQELDKWRRA